AGCCGGGCTGGTGTACTATTATCCGATAAAGCTGGATCTTTTTGTTGCGGTTATAGATAAATATGTTTTCGGTATGCAGTCGGTGGCAAATAAGTTTCGTTTCAAGGCTGCCACCCTGTCGGAATTTATCGAACAATATATAAAAGGTGTGGAACAGACCATGCGGAAACTCATATCGCTTCTTGATGACGGCAACAATCCGGCAGGATGCAGCTTCAATTTCTATTATTACCATCTTATGATGCAGGTACGGCTTTATTATCCGGATGTGGAGGAAAAGATAGCAGGCATGTTCCGGCAGGACTACGAGTTTTGGAGAGCCGCCATACAGTCGGCAAAGAACACAGGGGAGATACGGCAGGATGTGGACATCGAGGACACAGCCATGCTGTTCCGGCAGGTGTTTTTCGGTCTGTCCTTTGAGCAGTCTTTTTTGAGGGGGCTTGACATACAACGGCTTGCAAGGGAACTGCGCTTCGTCTATTCGCTGTTAAAAGCCTGAAATGTTAAAATTCGAGCGGTTTTGTGTTGTACAACCGTCCGCGATAGCAGGTAAGCCATAAAAAGAAAGCCGTCCGGATTTTGGGCGGCTATTTTTGTGAGGGTTTCCAGCGGTCGGGAAGCAGGTCGCGGTATTTTTCGATCGGGGTGTTTGGCGGCCATGCGGCACATCGGTCGATGATGTCACAGAAGTAGTCGAAGACGTTGACTCCGCACTGATGGCAGGTGATGGCCAGCGAGTGGTACAGGGCGGCGGCTTCGGCTCCGGAGTGGGAGCCGATTGTCAGTCGGCGACGGGTCAGGGATATGTAGCGGTTGATTCGCTCGACTTTGTTGTTGTCAAGTCTGTAGGTGGGTGAGGCGAAGATGCGTGGTATCACGTCCCATTGTTTAAGCGCATGTTCGGTGGCGGCAAGCAGCGGGTCGTCGGGTGGCACGCCGATGCGATTTTTGACCGCTGTCAGTCTCATGCGGATTTTCTCGAGCATCACTTTGGAGTATCGTTGTCTCCACTCAAGGTGCTTTTCCGCCGTCCATCCGTCTTTGCCTATGCGGTGCTGATGCTCGAAGTGGTAAAGGAGTCCGAAGAGCTTTGCTATTTCCTGCGCCTGCGGATTGTCTTTCAGGTCGAGGAACTTCCGCTTTATATGCTGCAGGCATGGCAAGCGTTTTATCCCGCTCATCTCACCGATTCCGATATGCCGGTATCCCGAGTAACAATCGCATTGGAACGCTCCGTTGAAGCCTTTGATATGCTGCTTGAAGACTTCGGCAGAGCGGGAACCGTCATCATAGAAGAAGTATACAAGCCCGGTTGTCATGCCGACGAACACCCAGATGTAGCCCTTTTTGATCTTCCTGCCCGAGGGAGTGGCCACCTGCAGCCGCACTTTCTGATAGGTCTCGTCACCACAGATATAATTGTCTTCGACAACTGCCGGCCCGAGAGCCTTGTACAGATTCTCCAGATGAACCCTTACCTTGCTGATCAGTTTTTGTGCCGTGCCTTTGTCAAGGTCGAAGCCGTGGGCACGGAAGTATTCGACTGCATTTTCAAGTGGCATGCAGTGGAGATAGCGTAGCTCGGCGAGTCCGGCAATGAAGGAGGATGTATACTGCGAGTTCAGCAGCGGCGTGGCGGGAGCAGAGCCTTTGTATATTTTCTCGTCCTGCACATATTTGCGTACCTTGTAGATTATTTTCTTGAAGCGCATCGGCTCCATGACGTAGCGCACGACATCGCACTCGCCGATAAACGTCGCCGCCTCGGGATTGAAGTCGGGGCTGTCCGGCTCCACCACAACCGTCTCTACCTCGCACTCGGGATGGGTCTTTCTCCTGGCTCCATTGTTGGTGCGTTTCTTCTGTGGCCTCTGTTCCGGAGTTTCTGATACGGCAGGAGCCGGCATCGGTTTTGTCTGGCGCTCTGACGGCGAGCCCTGCAGACGCTGCACGGCCTGACGAGCAGCTTTTTCTTTGCTTAGTTCCGCGCCTTTCCCTTTTACAGCATCCTCCAACGAGGCTATCTGTTTGCGCAGCTCATCTACTGTTGCCACCAGTCTGTCGTTGGTTGACTGGAGTTTTTCATTGGATAAAGTAAGAGAGCTGACAGAGGACAACGCCTCGTCAAGTTGTCCTTGAAGATACTCGATCTGACGTTGCAAAAACTCTATCAACTCGTTCTTTTTCATGGTGTAAAGTTACAAAAAATATCTGACATTTGCAACTTTCTACACCATTTATTTATTTGATTAACAAATTATTAAGCCTTATTTTACAGCCATTCTGAAGCGATTCTCGACCGTCACCTTCACAGGCGTGAGCCCCCTCATCAGCATATAGAAATCGTCCCATTGGAGCCTGCGCACGCCGTCATCGCCCTTTTTAAGTACCTCCCGGAAACGACCTTGCGACAGTCTTTTTGTGTACATCAAAAATCCGTCACCATCCCATTTCAGAGCCTTCATGGACTTGCGGTCTTTGGAGAAAAACACATACACATCGCCCGATGCCGGAGAGTGCCCCTTCCACGACCACACCATCTGGGTCAGACCGCGTATGCCGTAACGCATCGACACCGGCTGCTGGCATACCCATAGCCGTAACCCCTGCTCAAGACCCCACATGACCGACCTCCTTTCCCATCTTTCTGACGAACTTTGCAATGACAGCAACATCAGTATCAGCTGGAAAGCTGACCGCCACATGACCGTCGACCTTTACTGTTATCACATTGCCCGTGTCAGCCGGAAGAAAACCGGCCTCCTCAAAGATGACATCCTCGAAAGGCACCTCCTCAGACTTATTGTTACCCGTGCCTGTCGGTCCTGTATATCCGGGCAATCCGGCCACACGTAAATGCTTCCGATACAAATAAGAATGCAACTGACCGTATGTTACACCAAAACTCCTGCAATAAGAAGATAAGGTCCCGGGCTGTCTGCCTTGTGCGCATAATTGCTTGAACCGCTCATAAATTTCCCCGTAAAGGCGACTATTTACGCAACAATATCCCGGCAAGGTCTTTATATCCTGAAACTCGCTCTTGAGCAATTGCCGCATCTGACTCTGATCTACACCGTTGGCTATGCAATAGGCTCGGAACGAAGACGGCTGTCTTCCTTCGGCACACAGTTGCTTGAATGACAAGAAAACCTGCCTGTAAAGTTCAACTTTTCCCATAAATCAATTTTTAGGGCAAAGTTAGAAACTTTACAGGCAGGCTTCAATACGCTATCGCGGACGGTTGTACTTTGTGTTTTCAGCCGCTTTTTTTTGTGTTAAAAACAAACCAATCGGTTTGTTTTTCGGATTATTTCGCTAATTTTGGGGTCATGGAATCTATAGCCGGGAAATTATGGATAAGATACTAAAACAACGTGGCAGCATCGTCCTGCATAA
The Bacteroides caecimuris DNA segment above includes these coding regions:
- the tnpB gene encoding IS66 family insertion sequence element accessory protein TnpB (TnpB, as the term is used for proteins encoded by IS66 family insertion elements, is considered an accessory protein, since TnpC, encoded by a neighboring gene, is a DDE family transposase.), whose amino-acid sequence is MWGLEQGLRLWVCQQPVSMRYGIRGLTQMVWSWKGHSPASGDVYVFFSKDRKSMKALKWDGDGFLMYTKRLSQGRFREVLKKGDDGVRRLQWDDFYMLMRGLTPVKVTVENRFRMAVK
- a CDS encoding TetR/AcrR family transcriptional regulator, with product MITNREEVLENALRVFAKMNYEKASQVEIGKACGLTKAGLVYYYPIKLDLFVAVIDKYVFGMQSVANKFRFKAATLSEFIEQYIKGVEQTMRKLISLLDDGNNPAGCSFNFYYYHLMMQVRLYYPDVEEKIAGMFRQDYEFWRAAIQSAKNTGEIRQDVDIEDTAMLFRQVFFGLSFEQSFLRGLDIQRLARELRFVYSLLKA
- the tnpC gene encoding IS66 family transposase encodes the protein MKKNELIEFLQRQIEYLQGQLDEALSSVSSLTLSNEKLQSTNDRLVATVDELRKQIASLEDAVKGKGAELSKEKAARQAVQRLQGSPSERQTKPMPAPAVSETPEQRPQKKRTNNGARRKTHPECEVETVVVEPDSPDFNPEAATFIGECDVVRYVMEPMRFKKIIYKVRKYVQDEKIYKGSAPATPLLNSQYTSSFIAGLAELRYLHCMPLENAVEYFRAHGFDLDKGTAQKLISKVRVHLENLYKALGPAVVEDNYICGDETYQKVRLQVATPSGRKIKKGYIWVFVGMTTGLVYFFYDDGSRSAEVFKQHIKGFNGAFQCDCYSGYRHIGIGEMSGIKRLPCLQHIKRKFLDLKDNPQAQEIAKLFGLLYHFEHQHRIGKDGWTAEKHLEWRQRYSKVMLEKIRMRLTAVKNRIGVPPDDPLLAATEHALKQWDVIPRIFASPTYRLDNNKVERINRYISLTRRRLTIGSHSGAEAAALYHSLAITCHQCGVNVFDYFCDIIDRCAAWPPNTPIEKYRDLLPDRWKPSQK